In one Dermochelys coriacea isolate rDerCor1 chromosome 20, rDerCor1.pri.v4, whole genome shotgun sequence genomic region, the following are encoded:
- the BCDIN3D gene encoding RNA 5'-monophosphate methyltransferase translates to MAAPMSEGAEGMPSGCEPGAAPYGNFPNYSRFHPPEGRVRLLPPALLGRLFPAGPSPLLGLDVGCNSGELSVALYRHLLGLQKNEASPDQPVVGKILNLLCCDIDAALIERAERCSPFPSSISYATLDVMDAGARELFLSSYLSRFSRSTFDIGFCMSVTMWIHLNHGDDGLVEFLSYLSSLCKYLLIEPQPWKCYRAAARRLRKLGRNDFDHFRSLAINGDMAERITQILTEDGAMELVCCFGSTNWDRSLLLFKSKRLTQKQL, encoded by the exons ATGGCGGCCCCCATGAGTGAGGGGGCCGAGGGGATGCCCAGCGGCTGCGAGCCCGGGGCGGCCCCTTACGGGAACTTCCCCAATTACTCCCGCTTCCACCCGCCCGAGGGCCGCGTCCGCCTCCTGCCGCCGGCGCTGCTGGGGCGGCTCTTCCCCGCGGGGCCCTCCCCGCTGCTGGGGCTGGACGTCGGCTGCAACTCGGGG GAGCTAAGTGTTGCTCTGTACAGACACCTCCTTGGTCTTCAGAAGAACGAGGCCAGCCCTGATCAGCCTGTTGTTGGAAAGATCCTAAACCTCCTATGCTGTGATATCGATGCAGCACTGATTGAGAGAGCTGAGCGATGCAGTCCCTTTCCTAGCTCCATCTCCTATGCCACCCTGGATGTCATGGATGCTGGTGCCCGGGAGTTATTCTTGAGCTCCTATCTGAGCAGGTTCAGCCGTTCCACTTTTGACATTGGCTTTTGTATGTCAGTGACCATGTGGATCCACCTGAACCACGGGGATGATGGCCTGGTGGAGTTCTTATCCTACCTTTCATCTCTGTGCAAGTACCTGCTTATTGAACCCCAGCCATGGAAGTGTTATAGAGCAGCCGCTCGGCGCCTCCGGAAGCTGGGTAGGAACGATTTTGACCACTTCCGCTCTCTTGCCATCAATGGAGACATGGCAGAGAGGATAACTCAGATCTTAACCGAAGACGGTGCCATGGAACTGGTGTGCTGCTTTGGAAGCACAAACTGGGACAGGAGTCTCTTGCTTTTTAAATCAAAGAGATTGACTCAAAAGCAACTCTGA